From one Cereibacter sphaeroides 2.4.1 genomic stretch:
- a CDS encoding NADP-dependent oxidoreductase, whose amino-acid sequence MPQRSDINRRVVLAQRPKGTPDESTLRMEEVPISEPAEGQMLLRTVWLSLDPYMRGRMNDTKSYAKPVEIGGVMTGQVVAEVMQSSLPGFEAGDMVLAGSGWQDYALSDGTEVVNLGKAPERPSRALGILGMPGYTAYAGLLKIGEPQPGETVVVAAASGPVGATVGQIAKLKGCRAVGVAGGADKCRYVVETLGFDACIDHRAPDFEAQLAAACPNGIDIYFENVGGRVLYGVLPLLNPFARMPVCGIVSWYNSPGLPEGPDMAPALMGTILRMKVKLQGFIIFDSFPRSLYAEFAREMTGWLAEGKVKYREQVVEGLEAAPQALNDLLAGRNFGKMVVKL is encoded by the coding sequence ATGCCGCAGAGATCCGACATCAACCGCCGCGTGGTGCTGGCGCAGCGTCCGAAGGGCACGCCCGACGAAAGCACGCTCCGGATGGAAGAGGTCCCCATTTCTGAGCCCGCCGAGGGGCAGATGCTCCTGCGGACGGTGTGGCTGTCGCTCGATCCCTACATGCGCGGGCGGATGAACGACACGAAATCCTATGCCAAGCCGGTCGAGATCGGCGGGGTGATGACCGGACAGGTGGTGGCCGAGGTGATGCAGTCGAGCCTGCCCGGGTTCGAGGCCGGCGACATGGTTCTCGCGGGCAGCGGCTGGCAGGATTATGCGCTGTCGGACGGGACCGAGGTGGTCAATCTCGGCAAGGCGCCCGAGCGTCCCTCGCGCGCGCTCGGCATCCTCGGGATGCCCGGATACACCGCCTATGCAGGTCTTCTGAAGATCGGCGAGCCGCAGCCCGGAGAGACGGTGGTGGTCGCGGCGGCCTCCGGCCCGGTGGGGGCCACGGTCGGGCAGATCGCGAAGCTGAAGGGCTGCCGTGCCGTGGGCGTTGCGGGCGGCGCCGACAAGTGCCGGTATGTGGTCGAGACGCTGGGTTTCGACGCCTGCATCGACCACAGGGCGCCGGATTTCGAGGCGCAGCTCGCCGCCGCCTGCCCGAACGGCATCGACATCTATTTCGAGAATGTCGGCGGCCGGGTCCTCTATGGCGTGCTGCCGCTCCTGAATCCGTTCGCGCGGATGCCGGTCTGCGGCATCGTCTCCTGGTACAACAGTCCCGGCCTGCCCGAGGGGCCGGACATGGCGCCGGCTCTCATGGGCACCATCCTGCGGATGAAGGTGAAGCTGCAGGGTTTCATCATCTTCGACAGTTTCCCGCGCAGCCTCTATGCCGAATTCGCCCGCGAGATGACGGGCTGGCTGGCCGAGGGAAAGGTCAAATATCGCGAGCAGGTCGTCGAAGGGCTGGAGGCCGCGCCGCAGGCGCTGAACGACCTGCTGGCGGGACGCAACTTCGGCAAGATGGTCGTGAAGCTCTAG
- the pcaF gene encoding 3-oxoadipyl-CoA thiolase → MTQVFICDYIRTPIGRYGGALSPVRADDLGAVPLKALMARNGGVDWEAVDDVIFGCANQAGEDNRNVARMSALLAGLPVGVTGTTINRLCGSGMDAVLTAARQIAAGEADLVIAGGVESMSRAPFVLPKAGTAFTRSAEIHDTTIGWRFVNPAMEAAYGVDPMPQTGQNVACDFGISREAQDAMALASQTKAAAAQANGRLAQEITPVLVPQRRGEPVRVEQDEHPRATTPEALAKLKPLFAGGSVTAGNSSGVNDGAAALILASEAAVRRHGLTPMARVLGGATAGVPPRIMGIGPVPATRKLMARLGLTTEAFDVIELNEAFAAQGVATLRQLGIAEEDARVNPNGGAIALGHPLGMSGARITGTAALQLQRTGGRRALSTMCIGVGQGIAIALERV, encoded by the coding sequence ATGACCCAGGTCTTCATCTGCGACTATATCCGCACGCCCATCGGCCGCTACGGCGGGGCGCTCTCCCCGGTCCGGGCCGACGATCTGGGCGCCGTGCCCCTCAAGGCCCTGATGGCCCGCAATGGCGGGGTGGACTGGGAGGCCGTGGACGATGTGATCTTCGGCTGCGCCAATCAGGCGGGCGAAGACAACCGCAACGTGGCCCGCATGTCGGCGCTGCTGGCGGGGCTGCCGGTGGGTGTCACGGGCACGACGATCAACCGGCTGTGCGGCTCGGGCATGGATGCCGTGCTGACCGCCGCCCGCCAGATCGCCGCGGGTGAGGCGGATCTCGTGATCGCGGGCGGGGTGGAGAGCATGTCGCGCGCGCCGTTCGTGCTGCCGAAGGCGGGAACGGCCTTCACGCGCTCGGCCGAGATCCATGACACGACGATCGGCTGGCGCTTCGTCAATCCGGCGATGGAGGCGGCCTACGGGGTGGATCCCATGCCGCAGACCGGTCAGAACGTCGCCTGCGACTTCGGCATCAGCCGTGAAGCGCAGGATGCCATGGCCCTCGCCTCGCAGACGAAGGCGGCGGCGGCGCAGGCGAACGGGCGGCTCGCACAGGAGATCACGCCGGTCCTCGTTCCGCAGCGCCGGGGCGAGCCGGTCCGGGTGGAGCAGGACGAGCATCCGCGGGCGACGACGCCGGAGGCGCTTGCCAAGCTGAAGCCGCTCTTCGCCGGCGGATCCGTCACGGCGGGCAATTCCAGCGGCGTCAACGACGGCGCGGCGGCCCTGATCCTCGCCAGCGAGGCGGCGGTCCGGCGCCACGGGCTTACCCCCATGGCGCGGGTGCTGGGCGGCGCCACCGCGGGCGTGCCTCCGCGCATCATGGGCATAGGCCCGGTGCCCGCCACCCGCAAGCTGATGGCCCGGCTCGGACTGACCACGGAGGCTTTCGACGTGATCGAGCTGAACGAGGCCTTCGCCGCGCAGGGGGTGGCCACGCTCCGGCAGCTCGGCATCGCCGAGGAGGATGCGCGGGTGAACCCCAACGGCGGCGCCATCGCCCTCGGCCACCCGCTGGGCATGTCGGGCGCCCGCATCACCGGCACGGCGGCGCTCCAGCTGCAGCGCACGGGCGGGCGGCGGGCACTCTCGACCATGTGCATCGGTGTGGGTCAGGGCATCGCCATCGCGCTGGAACGGGTCTGA
- a CDS encoding sulfotransferase family protein, translating to MIDHGPDPTQTPIAVGAIGGSGTRVVARILKGAGVFMGTRLNESEDNLDFTERFRHREVLALPDGAFEARLRQFEGLSRAGMREAGQRHWGWKEPNTHVVIDRILAAYPKMRYVHLLRSGLDMAFSANQRQAWFWGPYFLERPVAEPPGPRDMLAYFCAVHRRISALADRPENRGRVLFLQYEALCARPEAEIVRLLDFLGLEPAQPVATLAALIAPPASIGRHREHDLSVFDPADLAYLKQTQPAP from the coding sequence ATGATCGACCACGGACCCGATCCGACCCAGACTCCGATTGCCGTCGGCGCCATCGGCGGCAGCGGCACCCGCGTCGTCGCCCGCATCCTCAAGGGGGCGGGCGTCTTCATGGGGACGAGGCTGAACGAGTCGGAAGACAATCTGGACTTCACCGAGCGTTTCCGCCATCGCGAGGTGCTCGCTTTGCCCGATGGGGCCTTCGAGGCGCGGCTGCGGCAGTTCGAGGGCCTGTCGCGCGCCGGCATGCGCGAGGCCGGGCAGCGGCACTGGGGCTGGAAAGAGCCCAACACCCATGTGGTGATCGACCGGATCCTCGCGGCCTATCCGAAGATGCGCTATGTCCATCTGCTGCGCAGCGGGCTCGACATGGCCTTCTCCGCCAACCAGCGCCAGGCGTGGTTCTGGGGGCCTTACTTCCTCGAGCGTCCCGTGGCCGAGCCGCCGGGGCCGCGGGACATGCTGGCCTATTTCTGCGCGGTGCACCGCCGGATCAGCGCCCTGGCCGACCGGCCGGAGAACCGTGGCCGGGTGCTGTTCCTGCAGTACGAGGCGCTCTGCGCCCGGCCCGAAGCGGAGATCGTGCGGCTGCTGGACTTCCTCGGGCTGGAGCCCGCCCAGCCCGTCGCCACGCTGGCCGCCCTGATCGCGCCCCCCGCCAGCATCGGCCGGCACCGGGAGCACGATCTGTCGGTCTTCGATCCGGCCGATCTGGCCTATCTCAAACAGACCCAGCCCGCTCCCTGA
- a CDS encoding VCBS domain-containing protein, with the protein MPTVNLTSALTFSEGGVPQLVDPNITITGGGAFTEGYIEFSVSSPTAGDNFSLTSAANPLANGAISFENGDVYLGTGSARERIGSVDATFDGQDGQPLRILFSSPLPNAGFEEGEANWTIRDEQYGDNGSELNLDGLQITLANDSAYSGGTGTTNVQASAGMTWDGSVQDGAGVDGSRALYLGSGGNIVAGDQNPAGGYQVNGYGSIHGPYATSSVITVAQGDSISLDFQAVGTSDDYEVFGFLRRVDANGNFLSNSVSSPDNILLFAQRGDDTSGWTTISKDGLPAGSYRFEFVGGTYDGTGGLAVGSNLFVDNIRLISATSVNDSIAQAIARQVAYQNDANDAPVTRQITVTAVDGNGISGSSSNGLTFEGENDAPSLANTTLTSIAEDSSPAGQTIAAAFGGSFSDPDNAYSPTDSMAGVVITGNAATGAQGDWQYSTDGGTTWISVGSVTSQSGLVLSSATLIRFEPALNWNGTPGALTLHALDSTYGGSFTSGTTAVNLDTTGATGTGALSQNSATGSITVTPVNDAPVFTAAPVALTVADTEAVDTPAALTGSISASDLHGGAPGEGGTLSYGVQGGVSANGFSVLTLPYGTLSVNQSTGAYSFLPNPTALNSLAEGAEANFSFTLTVSDGQGGTQTAPLDITFTGANDVPVVSAQTGTAVEASGLNNNVAGSAATGSLLTGPNAATDIDGDEISVVGVRTGGQSETGTEGVWTDGTITLQGTYGTLTLNEDGSWSYAADDDNPTVDGLTGPTDTLEETFTYTVTDANGATASQELTVTISGRNDALNVSSSIGTDISTGEDADTQIDLTGLVFEDPDLGSEIYEFAVDAGQGTLWTEGVDGLTVTGNGTGQLVLTGSATAISEWIAANDLTYRSPVEGSGADTISLSYSEAGAEVRTALESIDVAVDMINDPAVVDVNGSVTTQGSAGVAEVAQVTFLSTGTAQVLNFDGVQMQIAAGSTAAEIAEAFAAQEFPNWTVSLDGEGRVTLTATATGARPDLTAADFTNGSGAFSPLVETTGGTDGSINFTARGPAIAILPTLELSDVDSAMMSGAKVSMTEGLFDNGFGTIYERLSLSAEAREFAQQNGVGISIVTTAAAGSVITFTGMASAEVYETILRGVIYSNTNPNAVAGTRPVKIEVTDSDGLASSLSSVNLTEGNTDIAVGQRIFINGVDSGQVVSMVRDATSFVASGPLADLEPGAVLSFHDGSGQQTTAVSAGDGTATMDVNVIWAPVIDMNGAGAGDIHRTTYIEQHAPIAIATADARIVDQEGLIRSLDVVLTNPLDNVEGSAPVEYLGISKAVLDVLAARGITIGAHDGQFDANGNLTGATSITFAAANGASATSFQIALRGVTYANMDDAPDTGTRIVTAQGTDMDGNEGLISHTEINPIAVGDAPVAIDSGVTGSEDAGHVFAAGDFGFADPLDGGANQLASITINSLPATGTLLLGGVAVAVGTVVTLAQLQAGALTYQPVANVNGEGVASFDFLVTDNGSLANGGQTTSTAPATMVIDLTPVNDAPVLPEGTSVTGTTITEDQQLNAGELVADLVGAMTDVDTGVHSATNGTQQGIAVYGAGSEGFGGGTWQYRLAGGTDWIDVTLDPGEVLLLGADDRIRFSPDGENATEAQLSYYAWDGATGTAGNVVAGIAGPGNASNRGGTSAFSSNGASATVEVTAVNDAPSISMGEGNTFYARGEAVALFSDETLQLTDPDEGAAVSQIVITLDGETTVDNAFGTTYETIFSASGSTFVAQSGTELTISGTGVAGDPLTISGAGSMEDYREALLSLRYENTNPNAFAGDRAISVTVTDETGAGSAPTDFILPVEWATVADLNGPSGEGRDHSITYLEGSGSQAIATADAEMIDQDGNTVEVVITLEDAVNGSAEMLFVDPAVLPALAALNIVVTGNGTHEIRLTSEEGVDPTNFQLALRAVRYVNSSTAPTAAERHVTVSSTDADGNPGVPATTVIGMELVNDAPVADLSISYEASETRNPLSGDQLLLDGTLDDADGLGPNPPVIEWLRDGVVIASGNGMPVYTLKPADAGHVISARITYTDGEGNLEVINVDGPAMVGLNLEGTDGADLLIGSRGADVISGRMFNDTLMGGAGNDSLYGNGDDDRLYVNEGNDSLYGEEGNDWLHGGQGDDLVVGGDGNDTLAGGLGNDTLQGGAGNDTASYETATEGVTVSLALQGEGQFVNAQEGNDPLTSIENLTGSNHDDTLIGDEGDNVLSGLAGNDVLVGGAGNDTLLGGAGNDIADYAAATGGVTVNLARDGQAQIIGADQGTDVLSSIEGVIGSAFNDILSGSAVANLIFGGDGADLATGGAGNDTILGGAGSDSLYGNLGDDLLFGDVGNDWIHGGQGNDTVLGGFGDDTLAGGVGDDVVDGGDGIDTVEFQTATAGVTVDLSLQGQAQRISAEEGTDTLFSIENILGSRYDDRLLGDAGSNLIDGSAGNDTAMGQAGEDLIFGGDGNDSLYGNQDNDTLVGGNGNDWLHGGQGNDLLVGDAGSDTLNGGVGDDVLVGGQGFDLLTGGTGADTFVFGSLDSADADRITDFEQGVDQIVIADQLMWALENAELNLADQIVWNAETGMLSIDLDAGEATRLVDLAQIDHDGTLNITIDDFQFLR; encoded by the coding sequence ATGCCGACAGTGAACCTGACCTCTGCCCTGACCTTCTCCGAGGGCGGCGTGCCGCAGCTCGTCGACCCGAACATCACGATCACGGGCGGCGGAGCCTTTACCGAAGGCTACATCGAATTCTCGGTCAGTTCGCCCACGGCCGGCGACAACTTCAGCCTGACCAGCGCCGCCAATCCGCTGGCCAACGGCGCGATCTCGTTCGAGAACGGCGACGTCTATCTCGGGACCGGCTCGGCCCGCGAGCGGATCGGCTCGGTCGATGCGACCTTCGACGGCCAGGACGGCCAGCCGCTGCGCATCCTGTTCTCGAGCCCGCTGCCGAACGCCGGCTTCGAGGAAGGCGAGGCGAACTGGACCATCCGCGACGAGCAATATGGCGACAACGGCAGCGAGCTGAACCTCGACGGCCTGCAGATCACGCTGGCCAATGACTCGGCCTACAGCGGCGGCACCGGCACGACCAACGTCCAGGCCTCCGCCGGCATGACCTGGGACGGGTCGGTGCAGGATGGTGCGGGCGTTGACGGATCGCGCGCCCTCTATCTCGGCAGCGGCGGAAACATCGTTGCGGGCGATCAGAACCCGGCCGGCGGCTATCAGGTCAACGGCTACGGCTCGATCCACGGCCCCTATGCCACCAGCTCGGTGATCACCGTCGCGCAGGGTGACTCGATCTCGCTCGACTTTCAGGCCGTGGGCACGAGCGACGACTACGAGGTGTTCGGCTTCCTGCGTCGCGTCGACGCCAACGGCAACTTCCTGAGCAACAGCGTCAGCAGCCCCGACAACATCCTGCTCTTCGCCCAGCGGGGCGATGACACCAGCGGGTGGACGACCATCAGCAAGGACGGCCTGCCCGCAGGCAGCTACCGGTTCGAGTTCGTCGGCGGCACCTATGATGGCACGGGCGGCCTCGCGGTGGGCTCGAACCTCTTTGTCGACAACATCCGCCTGATCTCGGCCACCTCGGTGAACGACAGCATCGCCCAGGCCATCGCCCGGCAGGTCGCCTACCAGAACGACGCCAATGATGCGCCGGTCACCCGCCAGATCACGGTCACGGCCGTGGACGGCAACGGCATCAGCGGCTCCTCCTCGAACGGCCTGACCTTCGAAGGCGAGAACGACGCGCCGAGCCTTGCCAACACCACGCTCACCTCGATCGCCGAGGACAGCAGCCCCGCCGGCCAGACCATCGCCGCAGCCTTCGGCGGCTCCTTCTCGGATCCCGACAACGCCTATTCCCCCACCGACTCGATGGCGGGCGTCGTCATCACCGGCAATGCGGCGACCGGCGCCCAAGGCGACTGGCAGTATTCGACCGACGGCGGCACCACCTGGATCTCGGTCGGCAGCGTGACCTCGCAGAGCGGGCTCGTGCTTTCCTCGGCCACGCTGATCCGCTTCGAACCCGCGCTGAACTGGAACGGCACGCCCGGCGCGCTGACGCTCCATGCGCTGGACAGCACCTATGGCGGCAGCTTCACCAGCGGCACGACGGCGGTGAACCTCGACACGACCGGCGCCACCGGCACCGGCGCGCTCAGCCAGAACAGCGCCACCGGCTCGATCACCGTCACCCCGGTCAACGACGCCCCCGTCTTCACCGCGGCCCCGGTCGCGCTGACGGTTGCCGACACCGAGGCCGTGGACACGCCGGCCGCGCTCACCGGCTCGATCTCGGCCTCCGACCTGCATGGCGGTGCGCCGGGCGAAGGCGGCACGCTCAGCTACGGCGTTCAGGGCGGCGTGTCGGCCAACGGCTTCTCGGTTCTGACGCTGCCCTACGGCACGCTGTCGGTGAACCAGTCGACCGGAGCCTACAGCTTCCTGCCGAACCCCACGGCGCTGAACAGCCTCGCCGAGGGTGCAGAGGCGAACTTCTCCTTCACGCTCACCGTCTCGGACGGGCAGGGCGGCACGCAGACCGCGCCGCTCGACATCACCTTCACCGGCGCCAACGACGTGCCGGTCGTCAGCGCCCAGACCGGCACGGCGGTCGAGGCCTCGGGTCTCAACAACAACGTCGCCGGCAGCGCGGCCACGGGCTCGCTGCTGACCGGTCCGAATGCGGCGACCGATATCGACGGCGACGAGATCTCGGTGGTGGGTGTGCGCACCGGCGGCCAGTCCGAGACCGGCACCGAAGGCGTCTGGACCGACGGCACGATCACGCTTCAGGGCACCTACGGCACGCTGACGCTGAACGAGGACGGCAGCTGGTCCTACGCGGCCGACGATGACAACCCGACCGTCGACGGCCTGACCGGGCCGACCGACACGCTGGAGGAGACCTTCACCTACACCGTGACGGACGCGAACGGCGCCACCGCGTCGCAGGAGCTGACCGTCACCATCTCGGGCCGCAACGACGCGCTGAACGTGTCGAGCAGCATCGGCACCGATATCTCGACGGGCGAGGATGCCGACACGCAGATCGACCTTACCGGCCTCGTGTTCGAAGACCCCGATCTGGGCTCGGAAATCTACGAATTCGCCGTGGATGCGGGCCAGGGCACGCTCTGGACCGAAGGTGTGGACGGGCTGACCGTCACCGGCAACGGAACGGGCCAGCTGGTGCTGACCGGCTCGGCCACCGCGATTTCCGAATGGATCGCGGCCAACGACCTGACCTACCGCTCGCCCGTGGAAGGCAGCGGCGCCGACACGATCAGCCTCTCCTACAGCGAGGCGGGCGCCGAGGTCCGCACGGCGCTCGAGTCCATCGACGTCGCGGTGGACATGATCAACGACCCGGCCGTGGTCGATGTGAACGGCTCGGTCACGACCCAGGGCAGCGCCGGCGTGGCCGAAGTGGCTCAGGTCACCTTCCTGTCGACCGGCACCGCTCAGGTGCTGAATTTCGACGGGGTGCAGATGCAGATCGCGGCCGGCAGCACTGCCGCCGAGATTGCCGAAGCCTTCGCGGCGCAGGAGTTCCCGAACTGGACCGTCAGCCTTGACGGCGAGGGCCGGGTGACGCTGACCGCGACCGCCACCGGCGCGCGGCCGGACCTGACGGCGGCCGACTTCACCAACGGCTCGGGCGCCTTCTCGCCGCTGGTCGAGACCACCGGCGGCACCGACGGCAGCATCAATTTCACCGCGCGCGGACCGGCCATCGCCATCCTGCCGACGCTGGAACTGAGCGACGTCGACAGCGCGATGATGTCGGGCGCCAAGGTCAGCATGACCGAAGGCCTGTTCGACAACGGGTTCGGCACGATCTACGAACGGCTCTCGCTGTCGGCGGAGGCGCGGGAATTCGCGCAGCAGAACGGCGTGGGCATCAGCATCGTGACGACGGCCGCTGCCGGCTCGGTCATCACCTTCACCGGCATGGCCTCGGCGGAGGTCTACGAGACCATCCTGCGCGGCGTGATCTACAGCAACACCAACCCGAATGCGGTGGCGGGCACCCGCCCCGTGAAGATCGAAGTGACCGACTCTGACGGGCTCGCCTCGAGCCTCTCCAGCGTCAACCTGACAGAGGGCAACACCGACATCGCCGTCGGCCAGCGCATCTTCATCAACGGCGTGGACAGCGGCCAGGTCGTCTCGATGGTGCGCGACGCCACCAGCTTCGTGGCCAGCGGCCCGCTGGCCGATCTGGAGCCGGGTGCGGTGCTGAGCTTCCATGACGGCAGCGGTCAGCAGACCACGGCGGTTTCGGCGGGCGACGGCACGGCCACGATGGACGTGAACGTGATCTGGGCTCCCGTGATCGACATGAACGGCGCCGGCGCGGGCGATATCCACCGGACGACCTACATCGAGCAGCATGCCCCGATCGCCATCGCGACCGCCGATGCCCGCATCGTCGATCAGGAAGGTCTGATCCGCTCGCTCGACGTCGTGCTGACCAACCCGCTCGACAATGTCGAAGGTTCGGCTCCGGTCGAATATCTCGGCATCTCGAAGGCGGTGCTGGACGTGCTGGCGGCCCGCGGCATCACCATCGGTGCCCATGACGGCCAGTTCGACGCCAACGGCAACCTGACCGGCGCCACCTCGATCACCTTCGCGGCGGCCAACGGCGCCAGCGCCACCAGCTTCCAGATTGCGCTGCGGGGCGTGACCTATGCCAACATGGACGATGCCCCGGACACCGGGACGCGGATCGTGACGGCGCAGGGCACCGACATGGACGGCAACGAGGGCCTGATCTCGCACACCGAGATCAACCCGATCGCGGTGGGCGACGCGCCGGTGGCGATCGACAGCGGCGTGACCGGCTCCGAAGATGCGGGCCATGTCTTTGCCGCCGGAGACTTCGGCTTTGCCGATCCGCTGGATGGCGGCGCGAACCAGCTCGCCTCGATCACCATCAACAGCCTGCCCGCCACGGGCACGCTGCTCCTGGGCGGGGTCGCGGTCGCCGTGGGCACCGTGGTCACCCTCGCGCAGCTTCAGGCCGGCGCGCTGACCTATCAGCCGGTGGCCAACGTGAACGGTGAAGGGGTCGCCTCGTTCGACTTCCTCGTGACCGACAACGGCAGCCTCGCCAACGGCGGCCAGACCACCTCGACCGCTCCGGCAACCATGGTGATCGACCTGACGCCGGTGAACGATGCTCCGGTCCTGCCGGAAGGCACCTCCGTCACCGGCACCACGATCACCGAAGACCAGCAGCTGAATGCCGGTGAACTGGTGGCCGATCTGGTCGGCGCCATGACGGATGTCGATACGGGCGTGCACAGCGCCACGAACGGCACCCAGCAGGGCATCGCGGTTTATGGCGCGGGCTCCGAAGGGTTCGGCGGCGGCACCTGGCAGTATCGTCTCGCCGGCGGCACCGACTGGATCGACGTCACCCTCGATCCGGGCGAGGTCCTGCTGCTCGGTGCGGACGACCGCATCCGCTTCTCGCCGGATGGCGAGAACGCGACCGAGGCGCAGCTGTCCTACTACGCCTGGGACGGGGCGACCGGCACCGCGGGCAACGTGGTCGCAGGCATCGCGGGGCCGGGCAATGCCTCGAACCGTGGCGGCACCTCGGCCTTCTCCAGCAACGGCGCCTCTGCCACGGTCGAGGTGACAGCTGTCAACGACGCGCCGTCGATCAGCATGGGCGAGGGCAATACCTTCTATGCTCGCGGCGAGGCGGTGGCGCTGTTCTCGGACGAGACGCTGCAACTGACCGACCCGGACGAGGGCGCGGCGGTAAGCCAGATTGTCATCACGCTCGATGGCGAGACCACGGTCGACAACGCCTTCGGCACCACCTACGAGACGATCTTCTCGGCCAGCGGCTCGACCTTCGTGGCCCAGTCGGGCACCGAACTGACCATCTCGGGCACCGGTGTGGCGGGCGATCCGCTCACCATCTCGGGGGCCGGGTCGATGGAGGACTACCGTGAGGCGCTCCTCAGCCTGCGCTACGAGAACACCAACCCGAACGCCTTCGCGGGCGACCGGGCGATCTCGGTCACGGTGACGGATGAGACGGGGGCGGGCTCCGCGCCGACGGACTTCATCCTGCCGGTGGAATGGGCAACGGTGGCCGATCTCAACGGTCCGTCGGGCGAAGGCCGCGACCACTCGATCACCTATCTCGAGGGCAGCGGCAGCCAGGCCATCGCTACGGCCGATGCCGAGATGATCGACCAGGACGGCAACACCGTCGAGGTCGTCATCACGCTCGAGGATGCGGTGAACGGCTCGGCCGAGATGCTGTTCGTCGATCCGGCGGTCCTGCCGGCTCTGGCGGCGCTGAACATCGTGGTCACCGGCAACGGCACCCACGAGATCCGGCTGACGAGCGAGGAGGGCGTGGATCCCACGAACTTCCAGCTGGCGCTGCGGGCCGTGCGTTACGTCAACAGCTCGACCGCACCCACCGCGGCGGAGCGCCATGTCACGGTCTCCTCGACCGATGCCGACGGCAACCCGGGCGTTCCGGCCACCACGGTGATCGGGATGGAGCTGGTGAACGACGCACCGGTTGCGGATCTCTCGATCTCCTACGAGGCGTCCGAGACCCGCAACCCGCTGTCGGGCGATCAGCTGCTGCTCGACGGCACGCTGGACGATGCCGACGGGCTCGGGCCGAACCCGCCGGTCATCGAATGGCTGCGGGACGGTGTGGTGATCGCTTCGGGCAACGGCATGCCGGTCTACACGCTGAAACCGGCGGATGCAGGCCATGTCATCAGCGCCCGCATCACCTACACCGACGGTGAAGGCAACCTCGAGGTCATCAACGTCGATGGCCCCGCCATGGTCGGGCTGAACCTCGAAGGCACCGACGGCGCCGATCTGCTCATCGGCTCGCGGGGCGCGGACGTGATCTCCGGCCGGATGTTCAACGACACGCTGATGGGCGGGGCGGGCAACGACAGCCTCTACGGCAACGGTGACGACGACCGCCTCTACGTTAACGAGGGCAACGACAGCCTCTATGGCGAGGAGGGCAACGACTGGCTGCATGGCGGTCAGGGCGACGACCTGGTCGTGGGCGGCGACGGCAACGACACGCTCGCGGGCGGTCTGGGCAACGACACCCTGCAGGGTGGCGCGGGCAACGACACGGCCAGCTACGAAACGGCCACCGAGGGCGTTACCGTCAGCCTCGCGCTGCAGGGCGAAGGCCAGTTCGTGAACGCGCAGGAAGGCAACGACCCGCTGACCTCGATCGAGAACCTGACGGGCAGCAATCACGACGACACGCTGATCGGGGACGAGGGCGACAACGTGCTCTCGGGTCTCGCGGGCAACGACGTGCTGGTGGGCGGCGCGGGCAATGACACGCTGCTCGGCGGTGCCGGCAACGACATCGCCGACTACGCCGCGGCGACGGGCGGGGTGACGGTCAATCTGGCGCGTGATGGGCAGGCGCAGATCATCGGCGCCGATCAGGGCACCGATGTCCTGAGCTCGATCGAGGGTGTCATCGGCAGCGCCTTCAACGACATCCTGTCGGGCAGCGCGGTCGCCAACCTCATCTTCGGTGGGGACGGTGCCGACCTGGCCACCGGTGGCGCGGGCAACGACACCATCCTCGGCGGCGCCGGATCGGACAGCCTCTATGGCAACCTTGGGGATGACCTCCTCTTTGGTGACGTGGGCAACGACTGGATCCACGGCGGCCAGGGCAACGACACCGTCCTCGGCGGTTTCGGCGACGATACGCTGGCCGGCGGCGTCGGTGACGATGTGGTGGATGGCGGCGATGGGATCGACACCGTCGAGTTCCAGACCGCAACCGCCGGTGTCACCGTGGATCTCTCGCTGCAGGGTCAGGCGCAGCGCATCAGTGCCGAGGAAGGCACGGATACGCTGTTCTCGATCGAGAACATCCTCGGCAGCCGGTATGACGACCGCCTGCTGGGCGATGCGGGCTCCAACTTGATCGACGGCAGTGCCGGCAACGACACTGCCATGGGTCAGGCGGGCGAGGACCTCATCTTCGGCGGGGACGGCAACGACAGCCTCTATGGCAACCAGGACAACGACACTCTGGTCGGCGGCAACGGCAACGACTGGTTGCACGGCGGTCAGGGCAACGATCTCCTGGTGGGCGATGCCGGCAGCGACACCCTCAACGGCGGCGTGGGCGACGATGTGCTGGTCGGGGGTCAGGGCTTCGACCTTCTGACGGGCGGCACCGGGGCGGACACTTTCGTCTTCGGCAGCCTCGACAGCGCGGATGCGGATCGGATCACCGATTTCGAGCAGGGCGTCGACCAGATCGTGATCGCCGACCAGCTGATGTGGGCGCTGGAGAATGCCGAGCTGAACCTCGCCGATCAGATCGTCTGGAATGCCGAGACCGGCATGCTCTCCATCGATCTCGACGCCGGGGAGGCGACCCGTCTGGTGGATCTTGCTCAGATCGATCATGATGGAACGCTGAACATCACGATCGACGACTTCCAGTTCCTGCGCTGA